The following coding sequences lie in one Arachis hypogaea cultivar Tifrunner chromosome 4, arahy.Tifrunner.gnm2.J5K5, whole genome shotgun sequence genomic window:
- the LOC112797840 gene encoding membrane-anchored ubiquitin-fold protein 2 isoform X2, whose amino-acid sequence MAGNQDQLEIKFRLIDGSDIGPKSFPVATSIATLKESIVAQWPKDKENGPRTVKDVKLISAGKILENNKTVGECQSPLCDAPDTVTTMHVVVQPPTMEKDKKPPNDEKPQKCVCVIL is encoded by the exons ATGGCTGGGAATCAAGATCAGTTGGAGATCAAGTTTAGGTTAATTGATGGTTCTGATATTGGCCCCAAAAGTTTTCCTGTTGCCACTAGTATTGCAACATTGAAAGAAAGTATTGTTGCTCAGTGGCCAAAAG ATAAGGAGAACGGACCAAGGACCGTAAAAGATGTGAAGCTAATTAGTGCAGGAAAAATATTGGAGAACAACAAAACAGTTGGGGAATGCCAGAGCCCATTATGTGATGCACCCGACACAGTCACAACGATGCATGTGGTTGTGCAACCACCAACTATGGAAAAAG ATAAGAAACCACCAAATGACGAAAAGCCACAGAAAtgtgtttgtgttattttatAG
- the LOC112797840 gene encoding membrane-anchored ubiquitin-fold protein 1 isoform X1 gives MAGNQDQLEIKFRLIDGSDIGPKSFPVATSIATLKESIVAQWPKDKENGPRTVKDVKLISAGKILENNKTVGECQSPLCDAPDTVTTMHVVVQPPTMEKDKEYSTWRRSQSYLFQDLSACGRSAINFLHSFHRRWFCIFVAGPSI, from the exons ATGGCTGGGAATCAAGATCAGTTGGAGATCAAGTTTAGGTTAATTGATGGTTCTGATATTGGCCCCAAAAGTTTTCCTGTTGCCACTAGTATTGCAACATTGAAAGAAAGTATTGTTGCTCAGTGGCCAAAAG ATAAGGAGAACGGACCAAGGACCGTAAAAGATGTGAAGCTAATTAGTGCAGGAAAAATATTGGAGAACAACAAAACAGTTGGGGAATGCCAGAGCCCATTATGTGATGCACCCGACACAGTCACAACGATGCATGTGGTTGTGCAACCACCAACTATGGAAAAAG ATAAAGAGTACTCAACTTGGCGACGATCACAAAGCTACTTGTTCCAAGACTTGTCTGCATGCGGCCGGTCAGCCATAAATTTCTTACACAGTTTTCATAGGAGatggttttgtatttttgttgctGGTCCCAGCATATAG
- the LOC112797839 gene encoding chaperone protein ClpB3, chloroplastic has translation MDSSSALEKYGKDLTKLAKDKKLDPVVGRENEIQSCIQILSRRTKNNPVLIGEHGVGKTAIAAGIAWRIAEGDDIFLDKRLISLDVGALDAEPKKFEQRMNAIIDEVTKSNGEIMLFVDDIHKIVTEDLLRRTISRGELRCIGATTMDEYHKHIEKDPTLARSFSPVYVHEPSIEETISILEGLRPKYEQHHRVRISKRALKKAALLSDQHIIGKFLPAKAIELIDDTASAKVVNMQAVSKHVGSDKSKLIPESETESSSDEVTDDNIVEVVSKKTKIPEWKLKQSEEEKLLHLEDELHKRVVGQEHAVEAVVKAVQRSRVVLGNQKRPTASFMFMGPTGVGKTELAKALAYLLFNTEEALVRFDMSAYKEKHAVSRLIGSPPDEGGLLTEAVRCRPYSVILFDEIEKAHPELLDEVLLPILDEGKIKDAAGRLVNFTNTVIIMTSNAGSKLVLEDADNMTNKLSYQELKEKVISELQQPELINRVDESVVFQPLDTDQIISIVKLKVNDLSRKMEEDKGMKIQVMEDALKLLGRWGRDLNYGAWPVKRVIQKKVEDELAKGILGEKFKPGDTIVIDAVTSSSSTSSRELSFTKPQKDKSSTSNVFPFTLVA, from the exons ATGGATTCTTCATCAGCCTTAGAGAAATATGGGAAAGATTTAACAAAGTTGGCCAAAGATAAAAAACTTGATCCAGTCGTAGgaagagaaaatgaaattcagAGTTGCATACAGATCCTCTCGAGGAGAACTAAGAACAATCCTGTGCTTATTGGTGAGCATGGTGTTGGAAAAACTGCAATTGCTGCAGG AATTGCTTGGAGAATTGCTGAGGGAGATGATATTTTCTTGGATAAACGG CTTATATCCCTAGATGTGGGTGCACTTGACGCTGAACCAAAAAAGTTTGAGCAACGGATGAATGCAATTATCGACGAAGTAACTAAATCTAATGGCGAGATTATGCTTTTCGTTGATGACATCCACAAGATTGTTACGGAAG ATCTGTTAAGGAGAACTATTTCTCGGGGAGAGCTGCGGTGTATAGGAGCGACAACAATGGACGAGTATCATAAGCACATTGAGAAAGATCCCACATTAGCCCGTTCGTTTTCTCCGGTTTATGTTCACGAACCCTCTATTGAAGAAACCATTTCGATATTAGAGGGATTGCGACCAAAATATGAGCAGCATCACCGAGTCCGCATTTCTAAACGTGCACTTAAGAAAGCTGCACTGCTATCAGATCAACACataattggaaaatttttacCTGCCAAAG CTATTGAACTGATTGATGATACAGCTTCTGCGAAAGTAGTGAATATGCAAGCGGTTTCTAAACATGTTGGGAGTGATAAGAGCAAGTTGATCCCGGAGTCAGAAACGGAGAGCAGCAGCGATGAAGTAACAGACGACAATATTGTTGAAGTTGTCAGCAAAAAGACCAAAATACCCGAGTGGAAGCTGAAACAGTCAGAGGAGGAGAAGCTGTTGCATTTGGAGGATGAGCTGCATAAGCGTGTGGTAGGACAAGAGCATGCGGTGGAGGCAGTAGTTAAGGCGGTGCAACGCTCGAGAGTAGTTCTTGGAAATCAAAAGCGTCCGACAGCAAGCTTCATGTTTATGGGACCCACGGGAGTTGGAAAGACGGAGCTGGCTAAGGCACTTGCTTATTTGTTGTTCAACACAGAGGAAGCGTTGGTGCGCTTCGATATGAGTGCGTACAAGGAAAAGCATGCAGTGTCACGCTTGATAGGGTCTCCACCTGACGAAGGAGGGCTGCTCACTGAAGCCGTTCGATGCAGACCGTATTCAGTTATTCTGTTTGATGAGATCGAGAAGGCACATCCGGAGCTTCTAGACGAAGTCTTGCTTCCCATATTGGATGAAGGTAAAATAAAGGACGCAGCAGGTCGCTTGGTCAACTTCACCAATACTGTCATCATTATGACCTCAAATGCTGGATCAAAGCTCGTCCTCGAAGACGCCGATAATATGACGAATAAGCTGTCATACCAAGAGCTCAAAGAGAAAGTAATATCTGAGCTTCAACAACCTGAGCTCATAAATCGAGTTGATGAATCTGTTGTCTTCCAGCCTCTTGACACTGACCAAATAATTAGCATTGTCAAGTTAAAG GTTAATGATCTCTCACGGAAGATGGAAGAAGATAAAGGGATGAAAATCCAGGTGATGGAAGATGCTTTAAAACTTCTTGGTCGGTGGGGGCGTGACCTGAACTATGGTGCATGGCCGGTGAAGCGAGTAATTCAGAAGAAAGTGGAGGATGAACTTGCCAAGGGCATTCTTGGAGAAAAATTTAAGCCGGGAGACACAATCGTAATAGACGCAGTAACATCCTCTTCCTCAACCTCTTCCCGAGAGCTTTCTTTTACCAAGCCTCAGAAAGATAAATCATCTACGAGTAATGTTTTTCCGTTCACATTAGTAGCGTAG